A window from Nocardioides mesophilus encodes these proteins:
- a CDS encoding glutamate--cysteine ligase produces the protein MPVEFRSSPQPTVGVEWEFALVDQVTRDLSNCASEVFDAVHASAGSLIDESKLHKELLRNTVEIVTGICETVPEAVADLAGTTRVVRRTASELGADLYSAGTHPFAEWSQQLLTPGERYEELISRTQWWGRQMLIWGLHIHVGIRRREHVLPIVSSLLNYFPHLQALSASSPMWSGTDTGYASNRAMMFQQLPTAGLPFQFQTWEEYEHFVDDQFTTGVIEHLNDLRWDVRPSPALGTVEVRICDGVSNLRELGALTALTQCLVVDLDRRLEAGEELPTLPPWHVQENKWRAARYGLDAEIILDSRNRERPVTEDLDELLDRLAPLADELGCAQELAGVVDITKLGASYQRQRQVAADTGGDLVAVVDSVVAELEP, from the coding sequence GTGCCCGTCGAGTTCCGCAGCTCCCCGCAGCCCACCGTCGGCGTCGAGTGGGAGTTCGCACTGGTCGACCAGGTCACCCGCGACCTGTCCAACTGCGCCTCCGAGGTGTTCGACGCGGTGCATGCCTCCGCCGGCTCGCTGATCGACGAGTCGAAGCTGCACAAGGAGCTGCTGCGCAACACCGTCGAGATCGTCACCGGCATCTGCGAGACGGTCCCCGAGGCGGTGGCCGACCTTGCCGGGACCACGCGCGTCGTACGCCGGACCGCGAGCGAGCTCGGCGCCGACCTCTACTCCGCCGGCACCCACCCGTTCGCCGAGTGGTCCCAGCAGCTGCTCACCCCCGGCGAGCGCTACGAGGAGCTGATCTCGCGGACCCAGTGGTGGGGTCGGCAGATGCTGATCTGGGGACTGCACATCCACGTCGGCATCCGCCGTCGCGAGCACGTGCTGCCGATCGTGAGCAGCCTGCTCAACTACTTCCCGCACCTGCAGGCGCTCAGCGCGTCCTCGCCGATGTGGAGCGGCACGGACACCGGCTACGCCAGCAACCGGGCGATGATGTTCCAGCAGCTGCCGACCGCGGGGCTGCCCTTCCAGTTCCAGACCTGGGAGGAGTACGAGCACTTCGTCGACGACCAGTTCACCACCGGCGTCATCGAGCACCTCAACGACCTCCGTTGGGACGTGCGCCCCTCCCCCGCGCTCGGCACCGTCGAGGTCCGCATCTGCGACGGGGTCTCGAACCTGCGTGAGCTCGGCGCCCTCACCGCCCTCACCCAGTGCCTGGTCGTCGACCTGGACCGGCGCCTGGAGGCAGGCGAGGAGCTGCCGACGCTGCCGCCGTGGCACGTGCAGGAGAACAAGTGGCGCGCCGCGCGCTACGGGCTGGACGCCGAGATCATCCTCGACTCCCGCAACCGCGAGCGTCCGGTCACCGAGGACCTCGACGAGCTGCTGGACCGACTCGCTCCGCTGGCCGACGAGCTCGGCTGCGCGCAGGAGCTGGCGGGGGTCGTGGACATCACCAAGCTCGGCGCCTCCTACCAGCGGCAGCGGCAGGTGGCCGCCGACACCGGCGGCGACCTCGTCGCGGTCGTCGACTCGGTGGTCGCCGAGCTCGAGCCGTGA
- a CDS encoding dienelactone hydrolase family protein, translating into MSVVTTTIEVPTPDGAADALLAAPTDGGPHPGVLLYMDAFGLRPRIEEMAARLAGEGYVVLAPNVFYRSGRAPVVELGDLTSPEGRHAMFEQLGPLMAALTPDLAMRDARAYLAALEADERVSDGPVGTVGYCMGGALALRTAAEAPDRVAAAASFHGGRLATDAPDSPHRSFGRIAGEVYVGHADHDGSMPPEQQQLVAKTLADAGVDHRAELYEGAQHGFTMADTAAYDPAATERHWERLSDLFRRCLAG; encoded by the coding sequence ATGAGCGTGGTCACTACAACTATCGAGGTCCCCACCCCCGACGGCGCGGCGGACGCCCTGCTGGCCGCTCCCACCGACGGCGGCCCGCATCCCGGGGTGCTGCTCTACATGGACGCCTTCGGGCTGCGCCCCCGGATCGAGGAGATGGCGGCCCGGCTGGCCGGCGAGGGGTACGTCGTCCTGGCGCCGAACGTCTTCTACCGCAGCGGCCGGGCGCCGGTGGTCGAGCTCGGCGACCTGACGAGCCCCGAGGGCCGGCACGCGATGTTCGAGCAGCTCGGGCCGCTGATGGCGGCACTGACCCCGGACCTGGCGATGCGCGACGCCCGGGCCTACCTCGCGGCGCTTGAGGCTGACGAGCGGGTCAGCGACGGGCCGGTCGGCACCGTCGGCTACTGCATGGGAGGCGCGCTGGCGCTGCGCACCGCGGCGGAGGCACCGGACCGGGTGGCGGCCGCGGCCAGCTTCCACGGCGGCCGGCTGGCGACGGACGCCCCGGACAGCCCGCACCGCTCGTTCGGCCGGATCGCCGGCGAGGTGTACGTCGGGCACGCCGACCACGACGGCTCCATGCCGCCCGAGCAGCAGCAGCTGGTCGCCAAGACGCTCGCCGACGCCGGGGTCGACCACCGCGCCGAGCTCTACGAGGGCGCCCAGCACGGGTTCACGATGGCCGACACCGCGGCCTACGACCCCGCCGCCACCGAGCGGCACTGGGAGCGGCTCAGCGACCTGTTCCGGCGTTGCCTCGCCGGCTGA
- a CDS encoding aldo/keto reductase, with protein MRTRRIGDRHVSAIGLGAMPMSVREHNDEERALATVRRALDLGVTLIDTADAYSPDEATFGHNEELIAKALAAYGVGPDDVLVATKGGHTRRGTEWELDGRPEYLREACLASMKRLGVDRIGLFQHHRPDPELPYEDTIGGLAALLEEGLIEAAGISNADPGQIRLAHGILGDGLVAVQNQFSPAFRSSQPEIDLCAELGLAFLAWSPLGGMSDAAALGSKWEAFDEVARKHGVSPQQVCLAWELSLSEAVVPIPGASRPESISDSVAAVDLELDAEDLAALS; from the coding sequence ATGCGAACCAGACGAATCGGCGACCGGCACGTCAGCGCGATCGGGCTCGGCGCGATGCCGATGTCGGTGCGGGAGCACAACGACGAGGAGCGGGCGCTGGCGACGGTACGCCGCGCGCTCGACCTCGGCGTCACGCTCATCGACACCGCCGACGCCTACTCCCCCGACGAGGCCACGTTCGGCCACAACGAGGAGCTGATCGCGAAGGCGCTGGCGGCGTACGGCGTCGGCCCCGACGACGTCCTGGTCGCTACCAAGGGCGGCCACACCCGCCGCGGCACCGAGTGGGAGCTCGACGGCCGGCCGGAGTACCTGCGCGAGGCCTGTCTGGCCTCGATGAAGCGGCTCGGGGTCGACCGGATCGGGCTGTTCCAGCACCACCGGCCGGACCCCGAGTTGCCCTACGAGGACACGATCGGTGGCCTCGCGGCGCTGCTCGAGGAGGGGCTGATCGAGGCCGCCGGGATCTCCAACGCCGACCCCGGGCAGATCCGACTCGCGCACGGCATCCTCGGCGACGGCCTGGTCGCCGTGCAGAACCAGTTCTCGCCGGCGTTCCGCAGCTCGCAGCCGGAGATCGACCTGTGTGCCGAGCTCGGCCTGGCCTTCCTGGCCTGGAGCCCGCTCGGCGGGATGTCCGACGCCGCGGCGCTGGGCAGCAAGTGGGAGGCCTTCGACGAGGTGGCGCGCAAGCACGGCGTCAGCCCGCAGCAGGTCTGCCTGGCCTGGGAGCTGTCGCTGTCGGAGGCGGTCGTGCCGATCCCCGGCGCGAGCCGACCGGAGAGCATCAGCGACTCGGTGGCGGCGGTCGACCTCGAGCTGGACGCGGAGGACCTCGCCGCGCTCTCCTGA
- a CDS encoding spermidine synthase — protein MSRRFEELDHQETPMGPVTLRRRFDAVLEADVFEVKLGEEFLMSSAFTVAEEELARLVLARLAEPPERGWQVLVGGLGLGYTAQAALEDERVGAVTVLDAVEQVIDWHRRELLPASAGLVADPRLALVHADFFAAVAGRQTTDAVGAPALSGAGYDAVLLDIDHTPHHLLNESHRDFYTVEGLSAMEAHLLPGGVLGIWSDDPPDEAFLDLLRQVYVDVAGEVVAFANRYTGGESTNTVYLARRR, from the coding sequence ATGAGCCGCCGCTTCGAGGAGCTCGACCACCAGGAGACCCCGATGGGGCCGGTGACGCTGCGCCGCCGCTTCGACGCGGTGCTCGAGGCCGACGTCTTCGAGGTGAAGCTCGGCGAGGAGTTCCTGATGTCGAGCGCCTTCACCGTCGCCGAGGAGGAGCTGGCCCGGCTGGTCCTCGCCCGGCTCGCGGAGCCACCCGAGCGGGGCTGGCAGGTGCTGGTCGGCGGCCTCGGCCTCGGCTACACCGCGCAGGCCGCCCTCGAGGACGAGCGGGTGGGTGCGGTGACCGTGCTCGACGCGGTGGAGCAGGTGATCGACTGGCACCGGCGCGAGCTGCTGCCGGCGTCCGCGGGCCTGGTCGCGGACCCCCGGCTGGCCCTCGTCCACGCCGACTTCTTCGCCGCGGTGGCGGGCCGGCAGACCACCGACGCGGTGGGCGCGCCCGCGCTGTCGGGCGCCGGGTACGACGCCGTACTCCTCGACATCGACCACACCCCGCACCACCTGCTCAACGAGAGCCACCGGGACTTCTACACCGTCGAGGGGCTGAGTGCGATGGAAGCCCACCTGCTGCCCGGCGGCGTGCTCGGGATCTGGTCCGACGACCCGCCGGACGAGGCGTTCCTCGACCTGCTCCGCCAGGTGTACGTCGACGTGGCCGGCGAGGTCGTGGCCTTCGCGAACAGGTACACCGGCGGGGAGTCGACGAACACCGTCTACCTCGCCCGGAGGCGCTGA
- a CDS encoding endonuclease domain-containing protein: MSAHPPWTNPFDERRPFLFAAGVRAGIPPSTLRGRRFRRLMLGVYLRADVAPDPVHMVVAALLVHPPRAYASHASAARVYGVPLPAGLAQEHVSVCRAADRRRREDIRNHVVAASTPVVRFRGLPVSAPAQVFVELSGLLTLVDLVAVGDDLVRRKLLTTEQLVDYCRLHGDAAARTAAGYVRRGVDSPMETRLRMLLVLSGLPEPKVNVKLFFEDGRLRYRFDLAWPELKIAVEYDGRQHRDDLDQWDHDVTRDEWMDDANWLRVPVFSRGIYRRPDVTIERVVKALRERGFRVAPGDLSEAWRPHFPVIY, from the coding sequence ATGAGCGCGCACCCGCCTTGGACCAACCCCTTCGACGAGCGTCGCCCGTTCCTCTTCGCGGCGGGGGTCCGGGCCGGTATCCCACCCTCGACGTTGCGCGGCCGCCGCTTCCGCCGGCTGATGCTCGGGGTCTACCTGCGCGCCGACGTGGCGCCGGACCCTGTGCACATGGTGGTCGCCGCGCTGCTGGTGCACCCGCCGCGGGCCTATGCCAGCCACGCCAGCGCCGCCCGGGTGTACGGCGTGCCGCTGCCGGCGGGCTTGGCCCAGGAGCACGTGAGCGTGTGCCGGGCCGCCGACCGCCGACGCCGAGAGGACATCCGCAACCACGTCGTGGCGGCCAGCACGCCGGTGGTGCGCTTCCGCGGGCTGCCCGTGTCGGCTCCGGCGCAGGTCTTCGTCGAGCTCTCCGGACTGCTCACCCTGGTCGACCTCGTCGCGGTCGGTGACGACCTGGTGCGCAGGAAGTTGCTGACGACTGAGCAGCTGGTGGACTACTGCCGCCTTCATGGCGACGCCGCTGCCCGGACGGCAGCCGGCTACGTCCGTCGCGGGGTCGACTCCCCGATGGAGACCCGGCTGCGCATGCTGCTGGTCCTGTCGGGACTCCCGGAGCCGAAGGTCAACGTGAAGCTGTTCTTCGAGGACGGTCGGCTGCGGTACCGCTTCGACCTCGCCTGGCCGGAGCTCAAGATCGCCGTCGAGTACGACGGCCGGCAGCACCGCGACGACCTCGACCAGTGGGACCACGACGTCACGCGCGACGAGTGGATGGACGATGCGAACTGGCTCCGCGTCCCCGTGTTCTCCCGCGGCATCTACCGCCGCCCCGACGTGACGATCGAGCGGGTGGTCAAGGCGCTCCGGGAGCGGGGGTTCCGCGTGGCGCCGGGGGACCTGTCGGAAGCCTGGCGGCCGCATTTCCCCGTCATCTACTGA
- a CDS encoding hemolysin family protein, whose protein sequence is MSPLVAVLLAVALLAANAFFVGAEFALVSARRSQIEPRAAAGSRAARTTIRAMENVSLVMAGAQLGITMSSLGLGAIGEPAVAHLVEPLFAAAGVSERFLHPAAFVIALLVVVYLHVVLGEMVPKNIALAGPDRAALVLGPPMMLVVLVLKPVVVLLNAVANGLLRLVRVEPRSEVSSTFTREEVAAMVDESRGEGLLEEDEYDRLAGALGFTERTVLDVLLPADRLVSVPRGATGADVERVCAETGFSRFPVAGPDGELVGYLHVKDVLEIDPERRLRPVDEKWVRPFATLRPKDVLHAALTTLRSRGAHLGRVVDDSGTVLGLVTLEDVLEELVGEIRDAAHPGA, encoded by the coding sequence CAGCCAGATCGAGCCGCGCGCGGCCGCCGGCTCCCGCGCCGCGCGCACCACGATCCGGGCGATGGAGAACGTCTCGCTCGTGATGGCCGGCGCCCAGCTCGGGATCACGATGTCCTCGCTCGGGCTCGGCGCCATCGGCGAGCCCGCCGTCGCGCACCTGGTGGAGCCGCTGTTCGCCGCCGCCGGGGTGTCCGAGCGGTTCCTGCACCCGGCCGCCTTCGTGATCGCCCTGCTCGTGGTGGTCTACCTGCACGTGGTGCTCGGCGAGATGGTGCCGAAGAACATCGCGCTCGCCGGGCCGGACCGGGCGGCGCTGGTGCTCGGGCCGCCGATGATGCTGGTCGTCCTGGTGCTCAAGCCGGTGGTGGTGCTGCTCAACGCCGTCGCCAACGGGCTGCTCCGGCTGGTCCGGGTCGAGCCGCGATCGGAGGTCTCCTCGACGTTCACCCGCGAGGAGGTCGCCGCGATGGTCGACGAGTCGCGGGGCGAGGGGCTGCTCGAGGAGGACGAGTACGACCGGTTGGCCGGCGCCCTCGGCTTCACCGAGCGGACGGTGCTCGACGTGCTGCTGCCGGCCGACCGGCTGGTCAGCGTGCCGCGCGGTGCAACCGGCGCCGACGTCGAGCGCGTCTGCGCCGAGACCGGGTTCTCCCGGTTCCCGGTCGCCGGGCCGGACGGCGAGCTAGTCGGGTACCTGCACGTGAAGGACGTGCTGGAGATCGATCCCGAGCGGCGCCTGCGGCCGGTGGACGAGAAGTGGGTGCGGCCCTTCGCCACGCTGCGCCCCAAGGACGTGCTGCACGCGGCGCTGACCACGCTGCGCTCCCGCGGCGCCCACCTCGGCCGCGTCGTCGACGACTCCGGCACCGTGCTCGGCCTGGTCACCCTCGAGGACGTCCTGGAGGAGCTGGTCGGCGAGATCCGCGACGCCGCCCACCCCGGCGCCTGA